In the genome of Agromyces sp. CF514, the window CCCGCGTTCGTCCGGACGCACAGTTCAGCAGGGTAACATTCGGCGGTGCGCAGATCCCTCTTCAGCCAGTCGGTGCTCTCGACGGCAGGGGTCCTTTCGCAGGGCCTGGCCAGGTTCGGCTACTCGATCCTGATTGCCCGGTTCGTGGGCGCGAGCGAGCTGGCCGTGGTCAACACCCTGATCTCGCTCTCGATCATCCTCTCGCTGCTCTGGCCAACGGCCGCGGGCAACGCCGCGGGCGCATTCCTCGCGCGGGCGAGGGCGCGCGAGGCCTCGACCGCACCGGTGCTCAGGGCGCTGTGGCGCTCGTTCGCCGTCTCGGCGGTGATCCTCGTGGTGCTCGGGGTGCCCATCGCGCTGATCGCGACCGGCGCCGACGGCGGTCGGCTCGCGGCCTTCGCGGCGCTCACGGTCGCCTGGTCGGCGTACATCATGACCCGCGGCATCCGCATGGGCCTCGGCCAGATCGCCGAGACGGCCGTCTGGGACACGATCAGCGCGGTGATCTCGCTCGCGCTGCTCGCGGCGGTCATCGCCGCAGGCGCCGACCCGCTGCTGCTCTGGCCGCTCGCGATCGGATACCTCGTGTTCGTGATCGCCGCGCTGCCCGGCATGCGGTCCTCGACCCGCACCTCCGACCCGACCGCTCAGGCGGCCGCGAGCCGGATCACGGCCGCTCCCGAGGGGCTGTGGCGGTTCATCGCGACGAACTCGGTCGCGCTGCTCGCGACCAACGGCCTGCTGCAGTTCGCGATGGTCTTCGCCTACGCGAACGCCGACCCGGTGCAGGCGGGCATGTTCGCGGCGGCCATGGCATTGGCGACCCCCGCCTCCATGCTCGCTCAGGCCGTGTCGCAGGTGCTGATCCCCAGGTTCGCGTTCTGGCTGCACGAGGACCCTGCTGCGGCGCGGCGCCGCTACGGGCTCGTGCTGCTCGTGCTCGTCGGCGTGCTCGTCGCCGCGTTCGGCCTGGTGGCGGTGCTCGCCGGGTGGTTGGTGCCGTTCGTCTACGGCGGCGGGTACGAGGGATCGGTGCAGGTGCTGCGCATCCTGCTCGTCGGCGCGTTCCTCTTCTCGGTCGGCATCATCGCGTCGTCCTTCCTCATCACCTCGTGGCGCACCGGGCTCGCGACCGCCTCGGCGGTGGTCGGCACCGCCATCGGCGTCGTCCTGATGTACGCCCTCCTGCCGGCGCTGACCGCCTCGGACGCGGCAGCTTGGGGAGTGGTCGCCGGAACGGCCGTCACCGCGGTGTCCTCGGTGGCGCTGAGCCTGCGCCGGTCGCCCGCGGAATCCGGCTCATGGACCGGCTCGGCGTCCGGGGCCGGGTCCTCACCCGGTGAAACCGGGACCCGTACCCCTCGATAGACTGACTCGCCACTACGAAAGGGTCTCGATGTCCACCCGCCAGATCGAACTGACGATCCTCATGCCCTGCCTCAACGAAGCGGAGACCCTCGCGATCTGCATCGAGAAGGCGAACGGCTATCTCGAGCGGTCCGGAGTCGTCGGCGAGGTCCTCATCGCGGACAACGGCTCGACCGACGGATCGCAGGAGATCGCCACCGCGCTCGGCGCACGCGTGGTCGACGTCGCCGAGAAGGGGTACGGCAACGCGCTCATGGGCGGCATCGTCGCCGCGCACGGCACCTACGTGATCATGGGCGACGCCGACGACAGCTACGACTTCTCGTCGCTCGACGCGTTCGTCGAACGCCTTCGAGCGGGCGACGACCTCGTCATGGGCAACCGATTCCGCGGCGGCATCGAGCCGGGCGCCATGCCGCCCCTGCACAAGTACCTCGGCAACCCGGTGCTCTCGTTCGTCGGGCGACTGTTCTTCCCGTCGCAGATCCGCGACTTCCACTGCGGACTCCGCGGCTTCAACCGGGAGTCGATCCTCGCGATCGGCCTCATCACCACCGGCATGGAGTTCGCGAGTGAGATGGTCGTGAAGTCCACCCTCTCCGGCCTGAAGAT includes:
- a CDS encoding lipopolysaccharide biosynthesis protein yields the protein MRRSLFSQSVLSTAGVLSQGLARFGYSILIARFVGASELAVVNTLISLSIILSLLWPTAAGNAAGAFLARARAREASTAPVLRALWRSFAVSAVILVVLGVPIALIATGADGGRLAAFAALTVAWSAYIMTRGIRMGLGQIAETAVWDTISAVISLALLAAVIAAGADPLLLWPLAIGYLVFVIAALPGMRSSTRTSDPTAQAAASRITAAPEGLWRFIATNSVALLATNGLLQFAMVFAYANADPVQAGMFAAAMALATPASMLAQAVSQVLIPRFAFWLHEDPAAARRRYGLVLLVLVGVLVAAFGLVAVLAGWLVPFVYGGGYEGSVQVLRILLVGAFLFSVGIIASSFLITSWRTGLATASAVVGTAIGVVLMYALLPALTASDAAAWGVVAGTAVTAVSSVALSLRRSPAESGSWTGSASGAGSSPGETGTRTPR
- a CDS encoding glycosyltransferase family 2 protein → MSTRQIELTILMPCLNEAETLAICIEKANGYLERSGVVGEVLIADNGSTDGSQEIATALGARVVDVAEKGYGNALMGGIVAAHGTYVIMGDADDSYDFSSLDAFVERLRAGDDLVMGNRFRGGIEPGAMPPLHKYLGNPVLSFVGRLFFPSQIRDFHCGLRGFNRESILAIGLITTGMEFASEMVVKSTLSGLKISEVPTTLKKDGRSRPPHLRSWRDGWRHLRFLLLFSPRWLFLYPGLIAFAIGAVVSAVLALGPIGLGAVGLDVSTQVYAMALTAVGYQAVMFALLTKLYARHEGFFIPRSKAFERVAERATLESGALIGVGLFVAGLIIGIVQFSAWAAGGFGTQDAVDTVRLAIPAALLMILGVQTIMAGMFLGVISIPVRRH